In Dromiciops gliroides isolate mDroGli1 chromosome 4, mDroGli1.pri, whole genome shotgun sequence, one DNA window encodes the following:
- the KNCN gene encoding kinocilin: MDVPISGRDLQCLKLACAALGLLAGSIIIGVSVSSAAAAVGGIFIGAAGLGLLILAYPFLNSRFNLDRFLPSLGNLRIHPHPGNSGEEGTSGGGGKSDGIRSHIPNSLSTVSRTLEKLKPGGGNAAGSRGTEEG, from the exons ATGGATGTCCCCATCAGTGGCCGGGACCTCCAATGCCTGAAGCTGGCCTGTGCTGCCCTGGGCCTGCTGGCAGGCAGCATCATTATCGGGGTGTCCGTTTCATCTGCTGCAGCAGCGGTGGGAGGCATCTTCATTGGAGCTGCAGGTCTGG GGCTCCTCATCTTAGCTTATCCCTTTCTAAACTCTCGGTTCAATTTGGATCGATTCCTGCCTTCCCTGG GGAATCTACGGATCCACCCCCACCCTGGGAACAGTGGAGAGGAAGGAACATCCGGTGGCGGAGGGAAGAGTGACG gaaTAAGGAGCCATATTCCTAACAGTCTCTCCACTGTGAGCCGGACCCTGGAAAAGCTGAAACCTGGAGGTGGCAATGCTGCTGGGAGCCGAGGGACAGAGGAGGGCTGA